The Thermosipho japonicus region AATCTTTTGCATCATATTTTTTCATATAAAAATCTAAAACTTTTAAATCACTATTTTCCTTTGCTTTTAAGATTTCCTTTCTTTCCATAAGAATTTCTTGATTAACTTTTCGAATTAATGGAATCATTATCTTTACAAATAATTCCTTTTTTTCAGTAACTGGAGCTTCAGAAAGGTTTTTTGGCAATGATTCAACAATCACATTAGGAGAATTTTTAATTGAAAAATAACCTATCCTTTCAAAATATTTTTTTAATTCTTTCCAATCATCAAAATTGACCTTTATTTCTGATTCAAAAAATTGAAAATACTCAAATTCTGAATCAATAGTATAAAAGTTTAAAAACAAAAATGCTATAATTATAATCGAAAAAGTTGCTTTTCTCATCTATCTTATCACCTCTCATATCAATTTTATCATAAATTTTATAAATAAACTTAAAGGAGGGGTTAAATGCTTTTTAAGACTGATTTTAGAGGTTCATACGCTATCTTGTTTGTTGAACTTGAAATAGGTGAAACTATTGTAGCAGAACCTGGTGCAATGGTTTCAATGGAAGGGGATATTGAAGTAAATACATCTACAGGAGGAATATTTAAAGCCTTAAAAAGAGCCTTTTTAGGTGGTGAACACTTTTTCCTCAATAAATATATTTCACATAGTAAAAGCAAAATTTCATTTGCCCCACTTCTTCCAGGTGATATTGAAGTAATAGATATCAAAAATGGATTTTTCCTTCAATCTACATCCTATCTTGCAAGTCAAGAAACTATATCAATAGACACAAAATTTGGTGGATTCAAAACTTTCTTTTCCGGTGAAGGTTTCTTTCTATTAAAACTTTCTGGATATGGAAAAGCTGCTATATCTGCCTTCGGTGGAATTTATCACAAAGAACTTGAACCTGGAGAGACAATTACTGTTGATACAGGTCATATTGTAGGATTTGATGAAACAGTAAAATATTCTGTTAGAACTTTTGGTGGAATAAAATCAACTCTTTTTGGTGGTGAAGGTCTCGTAGTTGATCTTGTTGGTCCAGGGAGAGTATATATACAAACAAGAAATTCTCCTGCATTTATCAACTGGATTAGAAATCTTTTACCTAGAGATACCGCAAGTAAGTAAAAATAATCTTTTTTTGAACCATTTAAAATTTTCATTAGTCAAAATAGTAGAAAAAGTAAAAAGTAGTTTTTATAATTGCTAATAAGGTAGAGTGTAATTCTTTGTTAACAAAAATGGTTCGTAACAGAAACTTTGGCAAGACTAACTTTGTAACATAAATGATGTAATATATTAAATAGAGAAACCCCCCTATCCCCCTTGAGATACACCCCCCACAGCTTTGAGCGGGCCAAGAAAAAGGCCCGTGTTTTTTTTATTTATTTTCCAACACAAAAGTTTGAGAAAATTGTATCGAGCAAATCTTCAGAAAATCTTTTCCCTATTAATACATCCAATTCTTCCAAAGCTTTTCTTATATCAATAGATATAACATCAACCTCATACCCACTTTTTAAATTAAAAATAGCACTTTCAACATTTCTTTTTACTCTCTCCAAAACTTCGAGCTGCCTTTGTGTTATTACATGAGAGCTTTCTCCAGATTCTATGATATCAGAAACCTTTGATAATATTATAGACTCTAAAGATCTAAAACTTTCTCCCGTTAAAGCACTTATTTTTACTGCATCTTTAAACTCCTTATTAAAATTATAACCAATATCGCACTTGTTCCATACAGGTATATAGTTTAATTTTTTTACCTTCTCAAAAATATACTCATCTTCCTTTGTAAAACCTGTTGTCGCATCCAAAACAAAAAGAACAATATCAGCCTTTTCAAGCTCTTTAATACTTTTCTGGATGCCTATACTTTCTACAACATCATCTGTTTTTCTTATACCAGCAGTATCAACAATAACAAAATGGATTCCGTTAATATCTATTTCGCCTTTAATAACATCCCTTGTTGTACCGGGAATATCCGTAACTATTGCTCTATCTTCTTCCAAAAGCTTATTTAGCAAAGTAGACTTCCCCGAATTTGGCTTTCCCACGATTGTCATAACTATACCTTGATTCAAGGTTAAAGCTTTTTTGCTTTTCTCAATTTTCAAAGATAATTCTTGATCTATTTTAGATAATAAATTGGAAATATTATCAAAATCAACTTCCATATCATCCGGATAGTCTATAGAAACTTCTATCTCTGCAAGTATATTTAATAACCTTGAACGATAATTTTCTATTTCTTCTGATAGTTTGCCTTTTAAATTTTCAAAAGAAAGTTTTAAAGATATTTCACTTTTTGCTTCTATTATTTGATAAATTGACTCTGCTTGAACTAGAGAAATTTTTCCATTTAAAAATGCTCTTTTTGTAAATTCTCCTCTTTCTGCAAGCCTTGCTCCACTCTTCAACACTGCTTCAAGAACTTTTCTAGTAACCAGTATTCCTCCATGACCATATATTTCAACTAAATCGTTTCCTGTATAACTATTTGGGGATTTATAAAAAACAATATTTACCTCGTCTACTATTTGCCCTTCAAATTCCATAAAAGCATGATAAACTCTTCTATAATCAACATTAGAAATTTTTACCAACTTTTTTGCAATATCATGACTTTTAGGTCCATCAATCCTTACAACTGAAATAGCACCTGTTCCTAAAGGGCTGGATATTGCCGCAATCGTGTCAAACAAATCCTAATCCCTCCTCACAAAGGTTGTTTCAAAATTTTATTAAATCTCCTCGGAAATTTAGAATCAGTTGCTTTTACTTTTTCAAAAACAAGTAACACTCTTTCTTTATCAAGAATATTATATTCCCTTATTTCTTTAAGTTTTACGTTTAGCTCTTTTATAGCATTTTGCGCACTATCTAACTCCTCCTTATAATTTTTCCCCTTGTAAAGAAAAATTTTTCCACCAATTTTTGAAAAAGGAACTGTCAATTCCAATATTACTCTTAATTCTGCAACAGCCCTTGAAAAAACAGAATCAAATCTTCCAATCAAATCTTTCTTTTCTTCAATTCTTGCATTTAAAAATTCTAGATTATTCAAATTTAATTTATTACAAACCCCTCTAACAAAATCTATCTTTTTTCTAGAAGAGTCAACTAATAACCCTCGAGAATTTTCAAACATAATTCCAATAAAAACTCCTGGAACACCTCCTCCGGTCCCAACATCTAAAAAATTACTCCCCACATCATTTTCTTTTAGTGGAATTAAACTATCCATGGCTAATAACTGGTAGGCAAGTTCTAGATCCTTTATTGCGGTAAGATTTAACGGTGCATTTATAATTTCTTTCAAGTATCTTAAAATTAATTGCTTCTTTTCAAATTTCATTTTATCTTACCTCTTAACACTAAATATGTGTATTTAATTATTTCAAAAGGCACATGCCTTTTTTTTATCGGAGACTGCAGCCATCTATAAAACCACTCTAATTTCATTTTTTGGAAAAACAGTGGTGCACGTTTTTTTAACCCTGAAATTACGTCAAAACTTCCACCAACACCCATTGCAAATTTAAAAGGCAATGAAAAGTTATTAAAAATCCATTCTTCCTGTCTTGGAACACCCATTCCTACAAAAACTAAGTCAGGTTTTAAACGTTCGATTTCCTCAGAAACACTTTTATCATCAAAAGGAAAATAACCATGATGAAAGCCAACGACATTTACACCACTATTTTTTAGCTTTTTAGCCGCCTCTTCAATAACTTTTGGTTTAGCACCTAAAAGATAAACCTTCCAGTTATACTCTTTAGACTTTTCACATAGATATAACATTGTGTCTATACCTGTAATTCTATCAGTTAAAATGTTTCTGTTCCTTTTTAAGGCCCATACTATTCCAGAACCATCGGGAATAATATATGTAGCATTATTTACAACGTTTCTATAATAACCATCCTTCAACGCTCTTAATAAAATAGAAGCATTCAAAGTTACTATAAAAGTTTTTTCATTAGAAATTATACTCTTTACAATTTCTTCTCTTATCTCATTTTCAAATCCAACTGTGACCTTTAACTGCGAGAAATTTACAATATCCACTTTCTCCACCTTTCTTACTTTTCTAATACAAAAAAATTCCCGGATATTACCGGGACTGGTGCCGAGGGCGGGACTTGAACCCGCACGGAGAAAACTCCACATGATCCTGAGTCATGCGCGTCTGCCAGTTCCGCCACCTCGGCATGTTACACAACTATATTATATCACATAAAATTTAAGTAAACTATACTTCTTCAAACAATTCTTGCTTTACAAATATTGAACTTTCAAAGATTATCTTAGGAGAAGGTATACCATTGAAATTTGTACCATATTCAGTAGTGTACGCTCCTGTGTTATACAATACAATTAAATCATCCATTGTTGTGGTTTTCGGTAAATTAATATCATAATACATTACATCAACGCTATCACATGTTGGACCTGCAAGAACAAATTTTTCCTTTTCTTCATCCTCTTTGTCAATAACTTCAACTTCATACCTTATATTTTGTATAGTTTCAGTAAGACCATGGAATACTCCTGCATCAGTATAAATCCATTTTTCTTCTCCTTTTTGGCTTCTTAAAATTACACTCGTTATCATTACACCAGCGTTACCTACCATTGAACGTCCTGGTTCCAATATTACTGTTACATCTTCTCCAATATAATCTGCAATTGCCTCATTTATAACTGCAGAAATTTCTTCAACTGTTGGAATATTTTTTGAATATTTTACTGGCATTCCTCCACCAGTATTTACCATTTTCATTTCAATTCCCATTCTTCTTGCCTCTTCAAATACTACAGAAACTTCCCTAATAGCAACTCTCCAATTTTCAGGGTTATAATTTTGTGATCCCACATGAAAACTCACACCAATTGGATTAAGTCCCAATGAGTGCGCATATTTTACCAACGAAATGGCGTGATCAACACTTGTTCCAAATTTTTTGGTTAAAGGCCAGTCTGCATCATCTTCCATCCCATTGGTACTAATTCTAACATATATATTCGAATTTGGAGCATTTTTTGCTATCTTTTCTATCTCCATTTCGCTGTCAACTGCAAACATTTTAATTCCTTTTTCATATGCAAACGCTATATCTGAAGATTTCTTTATTGTATTCCCAAAACTCATCCTCTCTGGTTCTACACCTATACTTAAGAGCTTTTCAATCTCTGGTCTTGAAGCCACATCAAAATAGCTTCCTAAATCTCTTAAAAGTTTTAAAATTTCAATATGGGAGTTGGCCTTAACAGCATAATAAATCTTTGAATTTTTTACATTTTCTACAAGTCTTTTGTAGTTATCTCTTATTATTTCCAAATCCATTACTAAAATAGGAGTTCCGTGCTTTTCTGCCAATGCTTTCAATTTTTGGTTGAGAATTTTTTTGTCCATTCTCCCCACTCCCTTCAGTAAAAAATCTAAAACAATAATAAACTAATTTATGCTACATTAAAACATACATATTATTAATTTTTTACTACAACATGTTACAATTTTGAAATACAGAGTGGGAAGGTTATAATAACATATAAATAAAATGTGAAAAAACACCAGCTGCAAGTCCTCCAATTGTATGCGACAAAATTGCTTTACCTGTCAAAAATCTATACCCAAGTTCATCCATCATAGCAATATGAGTGCTCAAATATCCACTCCAAGTCATTCCCATGGCTGTAAAGACTGCTATATCATTCGGTGTAATAATATTCAAATCAATAAACTTTGGGATTAATGCAAGTGCAGCACCAGTTGAACCTAATGAAGTTAAAGGAAAGGCAATCAATTCAGGATTGGAAAAACCAAACAACCACTTTAAAATGAAGAATATTTTTTCACCCAAATAAGGCAATATTGGAATACCTTCATATGCAAGTCCCTGGTATCCTACTGTTGGATCTTTTGGCCCAAAAGTAATCATCATTACAAAAGTGCTAATTACTAGTACTCCAGGAATGATACCTAATCCAATATCAACACCCTTTTTTCCACCATCAAGTAACGCAGTTAAAAGTCTCTCTGTAAAACTGCCATAACTATTGCCAGCCTCATATTCAACATTTATTACTTCTTCCGAATCATCGTATTCTCCCAATTTTTTCCTTGTAAAACTTGAAAAAACTCTTACGCTAACAATACTTCCAAAAATTGCACCCAAATTTCCAATAAACACGGCGGGAACTAGATTATACCCCATTTTACTACCTTGAGCAATCATAAAAGTTGAAACTATTAGTCCCATCCCAAAAGAAGTTCCCAAATTACACAGCAAAGGTTCTTGCCACTTTGCAAAGTTTTTCATAAACCTTTTATCCTTTGCAAGAGCAATAATAGCTGGATTATCTGAAAAGTAAGTTGCAATTATTCCCATCACAGAAACACCAGGAAGGTTATAGAGAGGTTTCATAAACGGTCTTAAAATTACATCTATCAAATCAGCAACCTTAAATTCAAACAAAAGACCTGAAAAAGCTCCAGTAATAACTGCTACTGCCATAATAAAAAATACGGTATTTAATAATAAATCATGGGCTGTTAGCATTAGTGTCTTAAAAAAATTAGAAACTCCCATATAGGAGTTTACAAACAAAAAAGCAAGTATCAATACTATTAGAAAAAGAAAAGCTTCAAAATATGATTTTTTCACAAATACTCCCCTTTCTCAGTCTAATTTTAGCAGAACCAGTATAATACCAACTAATAAAGATATTACACCAACTATTTCTGCATGCAACGACTGAGAAATGGGATAAGCGGCAATTAAAATCGCAAAATATTTAAAAAAGCTTCCAATTATTCTTTTGCTTACTCTTTTAATTGAAAATATAGCATACTCAAATCTATCTTTTCCCAAAGCTAAAACCAATATTCTAAACCTGGTATCTATAGAATAAATATCCCTAATAATCCTATAAAGTTGGTAAAGCGTTGAAAGAATTAAAAAGAAAAACAATTGCAAAATACCTTTAGGTATATAATACCAACCTAATATTCCAAGCCCTAAAACAATTAATTCATTAAAAACTCTAAACGTACCATATTTAAAGAATGTCTTTGAAATTACAATTAAAAAAGCTAATGCAATAGAAATCAGGAGCCCTACAGCCCCTGTAATAAGCGTAAAAAAGGTAACATCAAGCATTATCTTTTTCACCGCCACTCTTAAACATTTCAGAAATTGCTCCTATACTTCCTAAAATACCTGATAATTCCATTGGTAAGAATATCTTAGTTGCATTTCCATTAGCCATTTCTTTAAGTGTCTCAAGATATCTTACTGCAATAACATCGTTGGTAGGATTTCCTTCATGGATTGATTTAAATACTAACATAATAGCTTCACCTTGACCCTGAGCTTCAGCAATCAATTTATACTTATTTGCTTCTGCCACTTTCTTAATGGCCTCCGCTTCACCTTCTGCCTTTAAAATCGCTGCCTGTTTTTGACCTTCCGCCTTTAAAATTTCAGATTGTCTAATTCCTTCTGCTTCTAAAATTGCGGCTCTCTTTGTCCTTTCAGCTTTCATTTGTTTACTCATAGCCTCCATAATATCTTTTGGAGGATCTATTTTCTTAATTTCCACCCTTGTAATTCTAATTCCCCATTTATCAGTAGCTTCATCAAGTACAGTTCTAAGTTTTGTATTTATTTCTTCTCTCGAGGTAAGCGTTTGATCAAGTTCTAATTCACCAATAACATTTCTAAGATTTGTTTGTGCAAGCTTTATGGTTGCAAATTCAAAATTACTAACATTGTATACTGCCTTGTATGCATCTGTAATTTCATAGTATATGACAGCATCTACAGTTACAACAACGTTATCCTTTGTAATAACTTCTTGAGGTGGAACATCTATGACATGTTCTCTTAAATCTACTTTTATCATTCTATCAAAAAAAGGAATTATAAAATGAATACCAGCTTTAACTTCTTTTCTAAACTTTCCAAGTCTTTCTACCAATCCTCTTTCATACGGTCTAACAATTCTTATACCAGATGCCGCAACTAAAAACAAAAAGAATATTAATATTAAAAACAAAAAGTATAACATATTATCATACCCCCTTATCTATTTTTTCAACCACAACATGTGCACCTTCAACTTGCAAAATTTTTACATATTCCCCCTTTTTTATTACAATTTCATCATCATTTGAGAATGCTCTCCAGGTATCACCATTTACTTTAATAATTCCAGTTCCTGCTTTGTTGTTAATATCTTCTAAAACCAAGGCATGCTTTCCAATTATCTCATCAACATTAATCTTTCTCGTTTGCTCTCCACTAATTTTATTTGCAAGAGGCCTTGTTAAAATAACCAAAATACCAGAGGCTACTATAAATGTAACAAGTTCCCAAATTGTATTGCCTATGAAAAAAGCAACTAGTGCTGATGCCAATGCGCCTACACCAAACCAGAATATAAAAAACGTAGGCGTTAATATCTCAGCTGCCATTAATATTACTCCTAATATAATCCAAAAAACTGTCGGGCTAATTATATCACCCCCTCACTTTTTAAAAAACTTTCAAATTTTTCGACCAAATTTGGATCAAAATATTTTCCGGATAACTTTTTAATCATTTCCATAGCTTCTTTTGGAGTTTTTAGTTCAGATTCCCATTCTGAAGAAATAAAATGAGTTGTTTCATCAAAAAAATCTAGTATAGAAATTACTCTGGCATAATATGGAATCTGTCTTTCTCTCAAACCATCAGGATAACCTTTTCCATCCCATCTTTCATGGTGATATCTAACAGTTGGAATATATTCCCACAAAACTTCGAACATCGAAAGAAAAATACTTCCCATAACTGTGTGATCTTGGTAACTTTCTTCAAACAATCTCATCCTAGTGGGTGAATATAACATTAATTGTTCAAGGCTGATTTTTCCAACATCATGCAAATATGCATGAAATACAAATTTTCTTAATTCTTTCTCATCCATTCCTAAAAATCTTCCAAATTTTTCCGCCATTCTTGCAACTCTTTCAGTATGGCTATATCCATCACTGTCTTCTACTTCACTTAAAACTATTATATTTACAAGCAAATCAACAATTAATTCTTCTGCCTTATCCTTGTGTAAAACATTTAAGTGCCCTCTTACAACTTTTTCAATTATTATAGGTAAAAGGTCAAAATATTGTTTTTCGTTTTTGAGAGAAAAAACAATATCTTGATTCTTTTCTACAAAGATAAATCCATTTTCTTCAAAAATATTTATATCTTTTTCTCCTTTTTCAAAACCTATATCATAGTCATATAATTTTTCTTTCAGAAAATTTGATAATTCTTTTGAAATCAATTTATCACCTTCTTTCAGCAATAGCCTTGCGGACAATCTCAACAAATTCTTCAATATTTACATCTTTTTCCTCGGCTCCATCTCTGCTTCTAACACTTATTTTACCACTTTTCTCTTCATTTTCTCCTACAATAATCATATATGGTACTTTGCTGATTTGAGCTTCTCTAATCTTATAACCAAGCGTTTCGTTCCTACCATCAACTTCAACCCTAATATTATTTTCACTTAACAACCTTGCAACTTTTCTTGCATAATCAATATATTTATCAGAAACTGGTAACACTAATACCTGTACTGGTGAAATCCAAAGTGGGAACGCTCCTGCATAATGCTCAATTAATATTCCAAAGAATCTTTCAAGTGATCCATATTTTGCCGTATGAATCATCACTGGCCTTTTTTCAATACCATCCTTGTCTACATATTTAAGGTCAAACCTTTCTGGCATTTGAAAATCTAGTTGAATTGTTGCACATTGCCATTCTCTACCAAGAGAATCTTTTACATGAAAATCAACTTTCGGACCATAGAAAGCACCTTCACCTTCTGCAATATCAAAATCAAGCTTTATATCTTCTAAAACTTTTTTTAGAGCATTTGTTGCTTTTTCCCAGGTCTCTTCATCCCCCATATGATCTTCTGGCATGGTGCTCAAAGTTGCTCTGTAAGTAAATCCAAATGGTTTATAAAGTTCGTCTATAAGCCTTACAACAGAGCTTACTTCTTCTTCAATTTGATCTTGTCTACAGAATATATGAGCATCATCTTGAGTAAATGCCCTCACCCTAAGAAGCCCATGTAATACTCCACTTCTTTCATACCTATGAACCTTCCCAAATTCAAAAAGCCTTATAGGAAGATCTCTGTAAGAAACTACATCATTCTTATAAATCAGAATATGTCCTGGACAGTTCATTGGCTTTACTGCGTATTCAGTCTCTTCCTTTTCTGTAAAATACATATTATCTTTGTAATGATCCCAGTGACCGCTTTGATGCCAAAGCTTTACATTCATAATTAATGGAGTCATTACTTCTTTATATCCATACTTTTTGTGAAGTTGTCTTGAAAAACTCATCAGTTCATTTAAAATAGTTGCACCTTTTGGAAGGAATATTGGCATTCCAGCTGCAACATCTGTGTTTATAAAGAATAATCCAAGTTTTGGACCTAATTTTCTGTGATCTCTCTTTTTAGCTTCTTCAAGCATTTTTAAATAATTATCCAATTCATCTTTGGTAGCAAATGCTGTACCATAAATTCTTTGAAGCATTGGATTTTTTTCACTACCTCTCCAATATGCACCAGAAACAGACAATAGTTTAAAGTGCTTTATCATTCCCGTTCTTGGTAAATGTGGTCCTCTACATAGATCCACAAATTCTCCTTGCTTATAAAAACTCACTTTTTCATCTTGTATTTCTTTTATTAACTCTACTTTGTATATTTGACCTTTTTCCTCCATCATCTTTATAGCTTCATCTTTACTCAGTTCAAACCTTTCAATCTTTAAATCTTCCTTTATGATCTTTTTCATTTCTTTTTCAATCTTTTCTAAATCCTCTTCTTTTATAACCCCATTCAATATTTCAAAGTCATAATAAAATCCATTTTCAATAGTAGGACCTATACCTAGTCTAACATTTTCTGGACCATATATTCTCATAACTGCTTGAGCCATTATATGTGCCATGGTATGCCTAAAAAATTCTGGCGCCTCTTTATCCTTTTTCGTTATAATTCTTATCTCACAATCAAAGTCAATAGGTCTTTCAAGATCCCATAGCATTCCATTAACTATTCCTCCAACTGCATTTCTGTATAACCCTTCACTAATCTCTCGTGCAATTTGTGCAAGCGTAATTTTTTCTCTATATTCTTTTACACTTCCATCTGGTAAAGTTACCTTCATTATATTACCTCCTCTATTTAAATTTTATTATTCCTTTCTTTATTAAATATCCATATATCAACAAAGAAATTAATATTGAAATAATAACTACTTTTAAATTACCATTAATCAAAAACAAAGAATAAAAAATAAAAGCTTCCAGCAAAGGTAAAATCCAAATCTTTAAGAAAGAATCTCTATACGACTCTATTAATATGATTAAAAATATCAAAAAAATATTAATTAAATTAAAATCTTTAAAGATTACCATATTATATAAAGAAAGAAAAACAACGTATCTTAACGCTTTTTCAAAGCTAAAGCTATTAACAGATTCTAAAAAGAAAAACAACATAAAAGATAAAAAAAGATCGGAAAACGCTAAATCAAAAGAAATTAATAAAAATGGAAAAAGCCAAAAAAACAAACCTGATATCATAAACCAAGCTCCTTTGATATCTTCTTCATTGCATTTAAGGCAATTTCATAAAATTTCTCAAGTGAAAGACCAAATTTTTCACAGCTTGCCATTTGATCCCTATTTGCCCCTCTTGCAAAAGATTTTTCCTTAAAACGTTTTAATAAGAATTGAACATCTATTGATTCTAACTTTTTTTCCGGTTTAATCAGTGCAGCTGCAACAATAAAACCAGTTGTAGGGTCAGCAGCATAAATTGCTTTTTCAATCAAAGTATCTCTAGATTTTTTCCCACTGTGGGCAAGTATTGCATTTTTAATATCTTGACTAACTAAATCTCCAAGCAACTCTACTGTTTTCAATCCATGCTCTTCTGGAGTATTTTTCGTATATTCATAATCTAAGTCATGTAAAAGTCCTGCAAGTCCCCAAGTTTCTTCATCTTCCTCAAAATAGTTTGCAAGATCTCTCATAACTGCTTCTGTTGCAAGACAATGTTTTATGAGATTTTTTGTCTTAACATGTTCATTTAAAAGTTCCCATGCCTGCTGCCTATTTATCATACCTAAACACCTCCACATTTATAGTATATCATAAGTTTAAAACGAAAATCACTAATAATATCTGTAAAATTTTCAAAAATTGTAAAATTCAAAAAAATTCTTAATTTCTTGTTATTTTTTGATTACATCAAATATCAAGTATAATTTAAAACAAACTATAGGAGGGATTAATGTGTACAAATTGAAATGTATAACTTGTGGTACTATTTATGATCCAGAACCAAATATGTATACCTGCCCCAAATGTGGCGAAAGATACGGAACATTAGAAGTAATCTTTAATTACGATTTAATAAATGTTAAAAAATCTGATTTTGACAAACATGGAGATATCTCACAATTTTCAAAGATTTTACCAATTACAGAATATAAAGTCAAACAAGTCGTAGGTAATACCCCTACATATGAATTTAAAAATTATTATGGCATAAAAAAAGTCTTCTTTAAATACGATGGGACAAACCCTACTAGCTCTTACAAAGATAGAGCCTCAGCAATTGCCATCTCAAAAGCATATGAATACGGATATGATACCATCTACTGTGCCTCAACTGGAAATGCAGCAAGCTCTCTAGCAGGCCTTTCAGCACCTACTGATCTTAAAACTTTTATATTTGTACCTAAAAATATTCCAATTGCAAAACTTGCGCAGTTACATGTTTTCGGAGCAAATGTAATTCTTGTTGACGGAAATTATGATCAAGCGTTTGATATATCTACAAAAGTTGGCAAAAAGTTAAATTGGTATTCAAGGAATTCTGCTATTAATCCATACCTTCTTGAGGGCAAAAAGACTGGTGCTATGGAACTTGCTGTACAACTTGATTTTGAAGTTCCAGATATCGTTTTTGTAAGCGCAGGAGATGGAACAGTTATAAGCTCAATTTACAAAGGTTTTTATGATTTTT contains the following coding sequences:
- a CDS encoding type III PLP-dependent enzyme, translated to MDKKILNQKLKALAEKHGTPILVMDLEIIRDNYKRLVENVKNSKIYYAVKANSHIEILKLLRDLGSYFDVASRPEIEKLLSIGVEPERMSFGNTIKKSSDIAFAYEKGIKMFAVDSEMEIEKIAKNAPNSNIYVRISTNGMEDDADWPLTKKFGTSVDHAISLVKYAHSLGLNPIGVSFHVGSQNYNPENWRVAIREVSVVFEEARRMGIEMKMVNTGGGMPVKYSKNIPTVEEISAVINEAIADYIGEDVTVILEPGRSMVGNAGVMITSVILRSQKGEEKWIYTDAGVFHGLTETIQNIRYEVEVIDKEDEEKEKFVLAGPTCDSVDVMYYDINLPKTTTMDDLIVLYNTGAYTTEYGTNFNGIPSPKIIFESSIFVKQELFEEV
- a CDS encoding WecB/TagA/CpsF family glycosyltransferase encodes the protein MDIVNFSQLKVTVGFENEIREEIVKSIISNEKTFIVTLNASILLRALKDGYYRNVVNNATYIIPDGSGIVWALKRNRNILTDRITGIDTMLYLCEKSKEYNWKVYLLGAKPKVIEEAAKKLKNSGVNVVGFHHGYFPFDDKSVSEEIERLKPDLVFVGMGVPRQEEWIFNNFSLPFKFAMGVGGSFDVISGLKKRAPLFFQKMKLEWFYRWLQSPIKKRHVPFEIIKYTYLVLRGKIK
- a CDS encoding CD0519/CD1768 family membrane protein, translating into MKKSYFEAFLFLIVLILAFLFVNSYMGVSNFFKTLMLTAHDLLLNTVFFIMAVAVITGAFSGLLFEFKVADLIDVILRPFMKPLYNLPGVSVMGIIATYFSDNPAIIALAKDKRFMKNFAKWQEPLLCNLGTSFGMGLIVSTFMIAQGSKMGYNLVPAVFIGNLGAIFGSIVSVRVFSSFTRKKLGEYDDSEEVINVEYEAGNSYGSFTERLLTALLDGGKKGVDIGLGIIPGVLVISTFVMMITFGPKDPTVGYQGLAYEGIPILPYLGEKIFFILKWLFGFSNPELIAFPLTSLGSTGAALALIPKFIDLNIITPNDIAVFTAMGMTWSGYLSTHIAMMDELGYRFLTGKAILSHTIGGLAAGVFSHFIYMLL
- a CDS encoding SPFH domain-containing protein produces the protein MLYFLFLILIFFLFLVAASGIRIVRPYERGLVERLGKFRKEVKAGIHFIIPFFDRMIKVDLREHVIDVPPQEVITKDNVVVTVDAVIYYEITDAYKAVYNVSNFEFATIKLAQTNLRNVIGELELDQTLTSREEINTKLRTVLDEATDKWGIRITRVEIKKIDPPKDIMEAMSKQMKAERTKRAAILEAEGIRQSEILKAEGQKQAAILKAEGEAEAIKKVAEANKYKLIAEAQGQGEAIMLVFKSIHEGNPTNDVIAVRYLETLKEMANGNATKIFLPMELSGILGSIGAISEMFKSGGEKDNA
- a CDS encoding glucosaminidase domain-containing protein — its product is MRKATFSIIIIAFLFLNFYTIDSEFEYFQFFESEIKVNFDDWKELKKYFERIGYFSIKNSPNVIVESLPKNLSEAPVTEKKELFVKIMIPLIRKVNQEILMERKEILKAKENSDLKVLDFYMKKYDAKDYDELLLKVNTIPEDIALAQAAIESAWGTSRFAIEANNIFGEWTFTPGTGIVPNDRPDGEIYEVEYFNSLLDSMRSYALNLNKLPYYEDFRLIRAGIKKGHPADGLINYSQMREKYVEIIKSVIKNLPRL
- the rsmG gene encoding 16S rRNA (guanine(527)-N(7))-methyltransferase RsmG → MKFEKKQLILRYLKEIINAPLNLTAIKDLELAYQLLAMDSLIPLKENDVGSNFLDVGTGGGVPGVFIGIMFENSRGLLVDSSRKKIDFVRGVCNKLNLNNLEFLNARIEEKKDLIGRFDSVFSRAVAELRVILELTVPFSKIGGKIFLYKGKNYKEELDSAQNAIKELNVKLKEIREYNILDKERVLLVFEKVKATDSKFPRRFNKILKQPL
- a CDS encoding TIGR00266 family protein, giving the protein MLFKTDFRGSYAILFVELEIGETIVAEPGAMVSMEGDIEVNTSTGGIFKALKRAFLGGEHFFLNKYISHSKSKISFAPLLPGDIEVIDIKNGFFLQSTSYLASQETISIDTKFGGFKTFFSGEGFFLLKLSGYGKAAISAFGGIYHKELEPGETITVDTGHIVGFDETVKYSVRTFGGIKSTLFGGEGLVVDLVGPGRVYIQTRNSPAFINWIRNLLPRDTASK
- the mnmE gene encoding tRNA uridine-5-carboxymethylaminomethyl(34) synthesis GTPase MnmE, with translation MFDTIAAISSPLGTGAISVVRIDGPKSHDIAKKLVKISNVDYRRVYHAFMEFEGQIVDEVNIVFYKSPNSYTGNDLVEIYGHGGILVTRKVLEAVLKSGARLAERGEFTKRAFLNGKISLVQAESIYQIIEAKSEISLKLSFENLKGKLSEEIENYRSRLLNILAEIEVSIDYPDDMEVDFDNISNLLSKIDQELSLKIEKSKKALTLNQGIVMTIVGKPNSGKSTLLNKLLEEDRAIVTDIPGTTRDVIKGEIDINGIHFVIVDTAGIRKTDDVVESIGIQKSIKELEKADIVLFVLDATTGFTKEDEYIFEKVKKLNYIPVWNKCDIGYNFNKEFKDAVKISALTGESFRSLESIILSKVSDIIESGESSHVITQRQLEVLERVKRNVESAIFNLKSGYEVDVISIDIRKALEELDVLIGKRFSEDLLDTIFSNFCVGK